A stretch of Anolis sagrei isolate rAnoSag1 chromosome X, rAnoSag1.mat, whole genome shotgun sequence DNA encodes these proteins:
- the ARL6IP1 gene encoding ADP-ribosylation factor-like protein 6-interacting protein 1, translating to MAEGDNRSTNQLAAETAALEEQLQGWGEVILVTDKILRWEKAWFPPAIIAVVSFIFLMIYYLDPSVLSGVSCFVMLLCLADYLVPALAPRIFGSSKWTTEQQQRFHEICSNLVKTRRRIVGWWKRLFTFKEEKPKMYFMTMLCSLAVIAWIGQQVHNLFLTYLIVSCFLLFPGLNKHGIISKYAGMAKREVNKLLKHKEKKNE from the exons ATGGCGGAAGGCGACAACAGGAGCACCAACCAGCTG GCTGCTGAAACAGCTGCTTTGGAGGAGCAGTTGCAAGGATGGGGTGAAGTGATTTTAGTGACTGACAAAATCCTGCGCTGGGAAAAAGCATGGTTTCCACCTGCCATCATTGCTgtagtttccttcatttttct GATGATCTACTACTTGGATCCATCTGTTCTTTCAGGTGTTTCTTGTTTTGTTATGTTGCTTTGTTTGGCTGACTATCTGGTACCTGCTCTTGCTCCTCGGATTTTTGGTTCCAGTAAATG gactaCCGAACAACAACAACGTTTTCATGAAATCTGTAGCAATCTGGTAAAAACACGCCGTAGAATTGTCGGTTGGTGGAAACGCCTTTTCACATTTAAGGAGGAGAAGCCAAAAATG TACTTCATGACAATGCTGTGTTCTCTGGCTGTGATTGCTTGGATAGGACAGCAAGTTCATAATCTCTTCCTCACCTACCTTATTG tgAGCTGCTTCTTGTTGTTTCCTGGATTAAACAAACATGGAATCATTTCAAAGTATGCCGGAATGGCAAAAAGGGAGGTCAACAAACTCCTCAAgcacaaagagaagaaaaatgaatga